A DNA window from Bacteroides cellulosilyticus contains the following coding sequences:
- a CDS encoding RNA polymerase sigma-70 factor — protein MIANENRNELLQSLKEGSFSAFEKLYNLYSGKLYNFMMRLSSGNQYMAEEVVQQTFIRIWEVREKIDPTENFISYLCTIARNLSMNMYQHQTVEYIYTEYLLKSNPDRDHQTEESTDLRFLNDYIDSLAEELPPSRKKIFLLSKRQGYTNKEIAEKMGISESTVATQLSLAVKFMREQFIKHYDKLILILWAFFVNEMQ, from the coding sequence ATGATTGCAAACGAAAATAGAAATGAATTGCTACAATCACTGAAGGAGGGTTCTTTTTCTGCATTCGAGAAGTTATATAACCTGTATAGCGGCAAGCTCTACAACTTTATGATGCGTCTCTCTTCCGGCAATCAGTATATGGCAGAAGAGGTGGTGCAGCAAACATTTATCCGCATATGGGAGGTGCGGGAGAAGATAGACCCGACTGAAAATTTCATCTCCTACCTCTGCACCATAGCCCGTAACCTGTCAATGAATATGTACCAGCATCAGACAGTGGAATACATTTATACCGAATACCTGCTGAAAAGCAATCCCGACCGGGATCATCAGACAGAAGAAAGCACAGACCTGCGCTTTCTGAACGACTACATCGACTCACTGGCTGAAGAACTACCCCCCTCGCGCAAGAAAATCTTTCTGCTCAGCAAACGTCAAGGCTATACCAATAAAGAAATAGCTGAGAAGATGGGTATTTCAGAAAGTACAGTCGCCACGCAACTGTCACTTGCCGTAAAGTTCATGCGCGAACAATTCATTAAGCATTACGATAAACTGATTCTCATCCTATGGGCCTTTTTTGTTAACGAAATGCAATAA
- a CDS encoding DUF3575 domain-containing protein, which yields MKVRVGLYILLILFLLISGKEEARAGRYAAKGDTCRVSDRMNQPETWSKIYQWVMDDPQVPDKEDVLTLIRYHFGNFEKLRKLLRYLDGGRPYAYLSEHQFRKIERTGKMKDSLPVAALTLPANTLPEEQLETMAFAPWVEVESKRETPHRTVLALKNNILYDLALAPNVEVELPVGQRWSLNMEYKCPWWSNSKHGFCYQLLSGGVEARCWLGKRKNRERLTGHFLGIYAEGGVYDFQFDKDKGYRGNYYAASGLTYGYSHQLARHLALEFSLGIGYLATEYRKYTTYEGDLIWTSSGRYHFMGPTKAKISLVWLIKGRRR from the coding sequence ATGAAGGTTCGCGTCGGTTTATATATACTTTTGATACTCTTTCTTTTGATATCAGGCAAAGAAGAGGCGCGGGCTGGAAGATATGCAGCGAAAGGAGATACTTGTAGAGTATCGGACCGAATGAATCAGCCGGAAACCTGGAGCAAAATTTACCAATGGGTGATGGACGACCCGCAAGTGCCGGATAAAGAAGATGTGTTGACGTTGATCCGGTATCACTTCGGGAACTTTGAAAAGCTGAGAAAGCTGTTGCGCTATTTGGATGGTGGCAGACCTTACGCTTATTTATCGGAACATCAGTTTCGGAAGATAGAACGGACAGGGAAGATGAAGGACAGTTTGCCGGTAGCTGCATTAACATTGCCTGCGAATACTTTGCCGGAGGAGCAATTGGAAACTATGGCTTTCGCTCCTTGGGTTGAAGTGGAAAGTAAGCGGGAAACCCCGCACAGAACAGTGCTTGCATTGAAGAACAATATACTTTATGATTTAGCTTTGGCTCCGAATGTGGAGGTGGAATTGCCCGTAGGGCAGCGGTGGTCTTTGAATATGGAATATAAATGTCCCTGGTGGTCGAACAGCAAGCATGGCTTTTGTTACCAGCTTCTTTCGGGAGGTGTTGAGGCACGTTGCTGGCTTGGAAAACGTAAGAACCGTGAACGACTGACAGGACATTTTCTGGGAATATATGCCGAAGGGGGAGTGTACGATTTTCAATTTGACAAAGACAAAGGATATCGGGGAAACTACTATGCAGCTTCCGGTCTGACGTATGGGTATAGCCATCAACTGGCACGGCACCTGGCTCTTGAGTTTAGTTTGGGTATTGGTTATCTGGCGACAGAATACCGTAAGTACACCACCTACGAAGGCGATTTGATATGGACGAGTAGCGGACGCTATCATTTTATGGGGCCTACAAAAGCCAAAATCTCTTTGGTATGGCTCATTAAGGGAAGGAGGCGATAG
- a CDS encoding DUF5119 domain-containing protein, translating into MRCTKYMFLLLLFGLPILLAGCDFRDILDEYPVSGVKIKFNWKGVDKLPEGMRVIFYPKSEEGRKVDSYLSVEGGEVKVPPGRYDMVIYNYNTECVLIRGEKSYETIEAYTGPCTGLDASEKMVWAPDPLYVVSIKDMRIEKSEDVLLMEFQPKLVVKHYSFEIKVKGLKNVASIVCNVDGMDGGYCISNGSCTASIAPIYVEAHKGEDVIRGSFSAFSSSESANTRLTGGVMMKLLLVKVDNTVQETKVDITAAVAPPPPGEEEDPVTDIEIPIEEEIEVDDVEVPPGGGGGIGGDVGNWDDETNVELPVN; encoded by the coding sequence ATGAGGTGTACGAAATATATGTTTCTTTTACTTCTGTTCGGGCTGCCGATACTGTTAGCCGGATGTGATTTCAGAGACATACTGGATGAGTATCCCGTCAGCGGAGTAAAGATAAAGTTTAACTGGAAAGGAGTGGATAAGTTGCCCGAAGGGATGAGGGTGATTTTCTACCCGAAGAGTGAAGAAGGCAGAAAGGTGGATAGCTATCTTTCGGTAGAAGGGGGAGAGGTGAAAGTGCCGCCCGGGCGTTATGACATGGTGATTTACAATTATAATACGGAATGTGTACTGATTCGTGGTGAAAAGTCATACGAAACGATTGAAGCTTATACAGGACCTTGCACAGGCCTTGACGCTAGTGAAAAAATGGTATGGGCACCTGATCCTTTGTATGTAGTAAGTATAAAAGATATGAGGATAGAAAAGAGTGAAGATGTGCTTTTGATGGAGTTTCAGCCGAAGCTGGTAGTCAAGCACTATTCTTTTGAAATAAAGGTGAAAGGATTGAAGAACGTGGCAAGCATTGTTTGCAATGTGGATGGAATGGATGGGGGATATTGCATAAGTAATGGCTCATGTACGGCAAGCATTGCTCCTATCTATGTGGAGGCTCATAAAGGAGAGGATGTAATACGTGGCAGTTTCTCTGCTTTTTCCTCATCAGAGTCTGCGAATACACGTTTGACCGGAGGGGTGATGATGAAGCTATTACTAGTTAAGGTGGATAATACGGTTCAAGAGACCAAGGTTGACATCACGGCGGCTGTAGCTCCTCCCCCGCCCGGGGAAGAAGAAGATCCGGTAACGGATATCGAGATACCGATTGAAGAGGAGATTGAAGTGGATGATGTGGAAGTTCCTCCCGGTGGAGGCGGAGGCATTGGCGGTGATGTAGGAAACTGGGACGACGAGACGAATGTTGAGTTACCTGTAAATTGA
- a CDS encoding fimbrillin family protein, with translation MKKILLAAVAALAIVGCSQNEEIENIGQKAKVNFGTIVSKTTRAVITDNAALQGTGFTVYAYNTGTETVGEQGSTGVLSSVFMPGVDVKYSSDVWGVTGGTDYYWPLDDNIQFFAYATDILATNYAAQTTDAYPKIDYTVADLAADQKDFVVAQALNKTQADSKVTFAFIHVLTQVNFSAKTDNADLTYNVTSVKLTGISNSGTYNFADTTWVAKSGVGKDYVYLNNSNGVSVAKAEESTNLQQNGALMLIPQSLTNASIVISYNVLQDGKVVKKVSDESIPLGETAAWEAGKKIRYTLALTATGTTVSFDTTVKDWGAETENPVTPPAE, from the coding sequence ATGAAGAAGATTTTATTGGCAGCAGTTGCTGCGTTGGCAATCGTAGGTTGCTCACAGAATGAAGAGATTGAAAATATTGGTCAAAAGGCGAAGGTTAACTTTGGAACAATAGTAAGTAAGACAACAAGAGCGGTTATTACAGATAATGCAGCCTTGCAAGGAACGGGATTTACTGTATATGCATATAATACAGGTACAGAAACTGTTGGAGAACAGGGCAGCACAGGAGTACTTTCTTCTGTATTTATGCCGGGAGTAGATGTGAAATATTCTAGTGATGTATGGGGAGTGACAGGTGGAACTGATTATTATTGGCCATTAGATGATAATATACAGTTTTTTGCTTATGCTACGGATATTTTAGCAACTAATTATGCCGCTCAAACTACAGATGCTTATCCTAAAATAGATTATACAGTAGCAGATTTAGCTGCTGATCAAAAAGACTTCGTAGTGGCTCAAGCACTTAATAAAACACAAGCAGATTCTAAAGTAACTTTTGCATTCATCCATGTGCTTACTCAAGTTAATTTCTCAGCGAAAACAGATAATGCAGATTTGACATATAATGTGACTTCTGTAAAGTTGACAGGTATTTCAAATTCAGGAACGTATAATTTTGCTGATACTACTTGGGTTGCGAAATCAGGTGTAGGAAAAGATTATGTATATTTAAACAATTCCAATGGAGTGAGTGTCGCAAAAGCAGAAGAATCTACTAATTTGCAACAGAATGGTGCTTTGATGTTAATTCCACAGTCATTGACTAATGCTAGTATAGTAATTAGTTATAATGTATTACAAGATGGTAAAGTTGTTAAGAAAGTTTCTGATGAATCGATTCCTTTGGGGGAAACAGCAGCTTGGGAAGCTGGGAAAAAAATACGCTATACTTTAGCCTTGACTGCGACTGGTACTACTGTTAGCTTTGATACTACTGTTAAAGATTGGGGAGCAGAGACTGAGAATCCTGTAACTCCTCCCGCTGAATAA
- a CDS encoding helix-turn-helix domain-containing protein, which produces MQTYSACGAAMSCQQCPKAVGNAIIYASHSRGFHLPAQKCEENIMIFLLKGEVLVNSQEYAGTTLRAGEFILQAIGSKYEILALTDVECVCYRFNQPEFFCEERYKHIMKEITPPLIFTPLKIIPELRFFLDASKSYLAKEKICRELLSFKRKELAFLLGEYYSDYDLSMLVHTLSRYTSSFEYFVLQNHLKVKTVEELAQLGGYTTVTFRRIFNSVFHKPVYEWMLEKRKESIVYELRYTNATISEICYKYGFESLPHFSNFCKKNFGTSPRGLRSVQPVPPQETPTICEEAG; this is translated from the coding sequence ATGCAAACTTACTCTGCATGTGGTGCGGCCATGTCGTGTCAGCAGTGCCCTAAGGCTGTGGGTAATGCGATTATTTATGCCTCTCATTCAAGAGGCTTCCACCTTCCTGCTCAAAAATGCGAAGAAAACATTATGATTTTTTTGTTGAAAGGAGAAGTGCTTGTCAACAGTCAGGAATATGCCGGAACTACTTTACGTGCGGGGGAGTTCATTCTTCAAGCCATTGGTTCAAAATATGAGATTCTAGCTCTGACGGACGTGGAATGTGTTTGTTATCGTTTTAATCAGCCGGAGTTTTTCTGTGAGGAACGTTATAAACACATTATGAAAGAAATAACTCCGCCTCTGATATTCACTCCATTAAAAATTATTCCGGAGTTGCGTTTCTTTCTGGACGCCTCCAAATCCTATTTGGCGAAAGAAAAGATTTGTCGGGAATTGCTTTCGTTCAAACGAAAAGAACTTGCCTTTCTTTTGGGAGAATACTACTCCGATTATGACCTTTCGATGCTGGTGCATACACTTTCCCGCTATACGTCCAGCTTTGAGTATTTTGTCCTGCAAAACCATCTGAAAGTGAAGACGGTAGAAGAACTTGCCCAGTTAGGCGGATACACCACTGTTACCTTCCGGCGTATCTTCAATTCTGTATTCCATAAACCTGTTTATGAATGGATGTTGGAGAAACGTAAAGAGAGCATTGTTTACGAACTTCGTTACACAAATGCCACTATTTCTGAGATCTGCTATAAATATGGTTTCGAGTCTTTGCCTCACTTCTCTAACTTCTGCAAGAAGAACTTTGGAACCTCACCTCGTGGCCTGCGTTCGGTACAGCCTGTTCCTCCACAAGAAACGCCAACTATTTGTGAAGAGGCTGGTTGA